One part of the Desulfonema ishimotonii genome encodes these proteins:
- a CDS encoding STAS domain-containing protein yields the protein MSLRVNIQERKRGHYVVALEGRLDANTSPLCEDRLTPFLTPATDVMMFDMTDLTYISSAGLRVIFKVRKAIERHSGKMILTNLRPQVQKVFEIINALPKENIFSSIQEVDDYLDMMQKKVLREQKGEV from the coding sequence ATGTCGCTCAGGGTGAATATACAGGAACGGAAAAGAGGCCACTATGTTGTCGCTTTGGAGGGAAGACTGGACGCCAACACCAGCCCGTTGTGTGAAGACCGGCTCACGCCGTTTCTCACTCCGGCAACGGATGTCATGATGTTTGACATGACCGACCTGACTTACATCAGCAGCGCCGGTCTCCGGGTGATTTTCAAGGTTCGGAAGGCGATTGAGCGCCACAGCGGCAAGATGATCCTCACCAACCTCCGGCCCCAGGTGCAGAAGGTTTTTGAGATTATCAATGCCCTGCCTAAAGAAAACATCTTCTCCAGTATTCAGGAAGTGGACGATTATCTGGACATGATGCAGAAAAAGGTTCTCCGGGAACAAAAGGGGGAGGTGTAG
- a CDS encoding SpoIIE family protein phosphatase, producing MLKNKGLTFKLVFLILTSCATIFITIFGYNYWVSRKIIIRKIQSDAQNFTRLTVSRIEKKLRAVEKLPESLAYYLEATPCYTEENLVHLLYALVQKNPEIHGMTIAFEPYAFDSEDLYHAPHVYRHSGNVRLTYIGDALCHYFHLDWYQIPRELRRPMWSEPYFGNDENESLITTCSVPFYRHIGGKKEFMGVVSADISLSRLTEMVTAIRIGETGYGTLISRNGTILTHSRKELVMHYTLFSFAELTGDRKLRAIGRKMIRGESGFIFLEKGRLPDKPCWMVYAPLPATGWSLSVMYPRDELMADLTDLTRTVIAIAVAGLLFLLAVLLFISNSITRPLRMLADRTKDIATGNLDIAIPVIRDKDEVGTLANTFREMRDALQCHIKELKETTAANERIRSELKIAHDIQMGFLPRRFPAFPERTEIDIYAALEPAREVGGDLYDFFFLDDLHLCFVIGDVSDKGVPAALLMARVLTLIKATAQEIRRPDEILRWLNAEISQDNEDCMFVTVFCGILNISTGEISCTCAGHDDPFHLRAGNGPIPISGEKGPAIGLIEDAVFPMKKITLPPGDTLFLYTDGVTEAMDAADGFFGEARLLESLAGHREESARSLVEHVLGDVKTFAGETAPSDDMTLLALRYIGG from the coding sequence ATGCTGAAGAATAAGGGGCTGACCTTCAAGCTCGTTTTCCTGATCCTGACGAGTTGCGCCACCATCTTTATCACGATCTTCGGCTACAACTACTGGGTTTCCCGGAAAATCATCATCAGGAAGATACAGTCGGACGCGCAGAACTTCACCCGCCTCACCGTCAGCCGGATCGAAAAAAAGCTGCGGGCCGTTGAAAAGCTCCCTGAAAGCCTTGCCTATTACCTGGAGGCCACGCCCTGCTACACGGAAGAAAATCTTGTACACCTGCTTTACGCCCTGGTTCAGAAAAACCCGGAAATTCACGGCATGACCATCGCATTTGAGCCGTATGCCTTTGACAGCGAGGATCTCTATCATGCGCCCCATGTGTACCGGCACAGCGGAAATGTGCGGCTGACCTATATCGGCGACGCGCTCTGTCACTATTTTCACCTGGACTGGTATCAGATTCCCAGGGAGCTGCGCCGCCCCATGTGGAGCGAGCCGTATTTCGGCAATGACGAAAACGAGAGCCTGATCACCACCTGTTCCGTCCCCTTTTACCGGCACATCGGCGGAAAAAAGGAATTTATGGGCGTGGTTTCCGCAGATATTTCCCTCTCCCGCCTGACGGAGATGGTGACTGCCATCAGAATCGGGGAGACCGGTTACGGCACCCTGATTTCCAGGAACGGGACCATCCTCACCCACTCCCGGAAGGAGCTGGTCATGCACTACACCCTGTTCAGCTTTGCCGAGCTGACCGGAGACCGGAAGCTTCGGGCCATCGGCAGGAAAATGATCCGGGGGGAATCCGGGTTTATTTTTCTTGAAAAGGGCCGGTTGCCCGATAAACCCTGCTGGATGGTTTACGCGCCCCTGCCGGCAACCGGCTGGTCTCTCTCGGTCATGTATCCCAGAGATGAACTGATGGCCGATCTGACCGATCTGACCCGGACCGTCATCGCCATCGCAGTCGCCGGTCTCCTGTTTCTTCTGGCTGTTCTCCTTTTTATTTCCAATTCCATCACGCGCCCCCTGCGGATGCTGGCGGACAGGACAAAGGACATTGCAACGGGAAATCTGGATATCGCCATTCCCGTGATCCGGGATAAGGATGAGGTCGGGACGCTTGCGAACACGTTCCGGGAAATGCGGGACGCGCTGCAATGCCACATTAAGGAGCTGAAGGAGACCACCGCCGCCAACGAGCGGATCAGGAGCGAGCTGAAGATCGCCCATGATATCCAGATGGGCTTTCTGCCGCGGCGGTTTCCGGCCTTTCCCGAAAGGACGGAGATTGATATTTACGCGGCCCTGGAACCGGCACGGGAGGTGGGCGGCGATCTTTACGACTTCTTTTTTCTGGATGACCTTCACCTCTGTTTTGTTATCGGCGACGTTTCCGACAAGGGGGTGCCTGCCGCCCTTCTGATGGCGAGGGTTCTGACCCTGATCAAGGCCACAGCCCAGGAAATCCGGCGACCGGATGAAATACTGAGATGGCTCAACGCGGAAATTTCCCAGGACAACGAGGACTGCATGTTTGTCACGGTTTTCTGCGGCATCCTGAACATCAGCACCGGCGAAATATCCTGCACCTGTGCCGGACATGATGACCCGTTTCATCTCCGCGCGGGAAACGGGCCAATCCCGATATCCGGTGAGAAAGGGCCTGCCATCGGCCTGATTGAAGATGCGGTTTTCCCCATGAAAAAAATAACGCTGCCCCCCGGAGACACCCTTTTTCTCTACACAGATGGCGTCACCGAGGCGATGGATGCAGCAGACGGGTTTTTCGGAGAGGCGCGGCTGCTTGAATCCCTTGCCGGGCATCGGGAAGAATCCGCCCGCAGCCTTGTGGAACATGTGCTTGGCGATGTGAAAACATTTGCCGGCGAGACAGCCCCCAGCGACGATATGACCCTGCTCGCGTTACGCTATATCGGGGGATAA
- a CDS encoding ABC transporter substrate-binding protein: MTGLRTFLLFTILLTLLTVSAPLSGLCRAGTLLKPASFTPQWFDQAQFAGYYVAREKGFYQKHGIALTLIRKTPGDAPYDLLKKHRTDFTLMPLVVAIQQRALGVRLVSIAQIFQTSGLMLIGRASAGLRTPADISGKKVGGSAMFFQMQFPAFSRRFHLQVRPVIIGNSVNLFLREGIDLIAGMEYNQYHTIINSGYDPEELTVFRFRDYGMGYPGDGIYTLEETWENDPALCIGFVRAALEGWRYAMTHPDEAVDIVMDHIRTTAHLPADMAHQKWMLKTVKDLFPASRTEWGKLSEAEYLRAADALKQGGIIEQIPGFRDFYKNGAGNAEE, translated from the coding sequence ATGACAGGACTCCGAACATTTTTGCTTTTTACCATACTGCTCACGCTTCTGACGGTGTCTGCGCCCCTGTCCGGCCTCTGCCGGGCCGGTACGCTGCTGAAACCGGCCTCATTTACCCCCCAGTGGTTTGACCAGGCCCAGTTTGCAGGCTACTATGTTGCCCGTGAAAAGGGATTTTACCAAAAACACGGCATAGCGCTGACCCTGATCAGAAAAACGCCTGGCGACGCCCCGTATGACCTGTTAAAAAAACACCGGACCGATTTCACCCTCATGCCGCTGGTTGTGGCGATTCAGCAGCGTGCCCTGGGGGTTCGGCTCGTCAGTATTGCCCAGATATTTCAGACATCCGGCCTGATGCTGATCGGCAGGGCATCGGCGGGCCTCAGAACCCCGGCAGATATCAGCGGTAAAAAGGTGGGCGGCAGCGCGATGTTCTTCCAAATGCAGTTTCCGGCATTTTCCAGACGGTTTCATCTGCAAGTGCGGCCGGTGATCATCGGCAACTCCGTCAACCTCTTTTTACGGGAGGGCATCGACCTGATCGCGGGGATGGAGTACAACCAGTACCACACCATCATCAACTCCGGCTATGACCCTGAAGAGCTTACGGTTTTCCGCTTCAGGGATTACGGCATGGGCTATCCCGGAGACGGCATCTACACCCTGGAAGAAACCTGGGAAAACGACCCGGCCCTCTGTATCGGCTTTGTCCGCGCCGCCCTTGAAGGATGGCGCTATGCCATGACTCACCCGGATGAGGCCGTGGACATCGTGATGGACCATATCCGAACCACCGCCCACCTGCCGGCCGATATGGCCCACCAGAAATGGATGCTGAAAACGGTAAAAGATCTCTTCCCGGCCAGCCGGACCGAATGGGGGAAGCTGTCTGAGGCGGAATATCTCAGGGCGGCCGACGCCCTGAAACAGGGCGGCATCATTGAACAGATCCCCGGCTTCAGGGATTTTTATAAAAACGGTGCGGGCAATGCTGAAGAATAA